One part of the Carassius gibelio isolate Cgi1373 ecotype wild population from Czech Republic chromosome B6, carGib1.2-hapl.c, whole genome shotgun sequence genome encodes these proteins:
- the sgip1a gene encoding SH3-containing GRB2-like protein 3-interacting protein 1 isoform X10 — MMEGLKKRTRKAFGIRKKEKDTDSTGSPDRDGGEPQETELSQKKTNGAPNGFYGEIDWERYNTPEVDEEGYSIRPDEEEGAAPKEKSHFFSSSESEEEEDHRKKFKIKIRPLPADANIAAPSVDELKASIGNIALSPSPLRRSPGLAKRNPSEEIARPRRVVPTPAPARAPAPPPEPASNKKSPVPEDATALFGPPLETAFDEQKTSEALPPLPPKNVPTSPPPIDSPATEPTDGQKEEENSGQISQRPSIADLDNIFGPEDSPKPGQDVGDKWICFNDESHQRPPPLLEGEPAPLLPSFPPPPAEPAPPLPKSPPPSEESITPLPKSPPPPAEPAPSPPSIESPKDSLPPVLPVPKDTSPSPPTVPPPPVEEAPPPPKPGDLSHSKTDSAPCAPLIETQSDSTNSPPTTVETSERTIPPPLVLNQEDKTSPEETPSKENPSESSGSPIEIGQGSRSTPPPPPPPTYRAVVSSPGPIVPAGTSGNESGSSSPARPSSPLATSSSPPPPPPPRPPSRPKLPPGKPSAGDVNRPFSPPVHSSSPPPLAPLARAESTSSISSTNSLSAATTPTVGKELFVSVSEDDAFVDKLPSFERRADMPAETDQPSLVWFDRGKFYLTFEGCSRGPSPLTMGAQDTLPVAAAFTETVSAYFKGTDPNKCVVKITGEMVLSFPAGITRHFANNPSPAVLTFSITNYSRLEHVLPNPQLLCCDTTQPNPNSKEFWVNMPNLMTHLKKVAEQKPQATYYNVDMLKYQVLPKGLQSTPLNLAVSWRCEPTSTDLRIDYKYNAAAMTTPVALNNVQFLTPVDGGVSKLQAVLPPAAWNAEQQRILWKIPDISQKSENGGVGSLLARFQLTEGPSKVAPVAVQFTSEGSTLSGCDIELVGLGYRFSLVKKRFAAGKYMADN, encoded by the exons GATTGAAAAAACGCACCAGGAAGGCCTTCGGGATACGGAAGAAAGAAAAGGACACTGACTCTAC GGGGTCACCAGACAGAGATGGTGGA GAGCCCCAAGAGACTGAATTG TCACAGAAAAAGACCAACGGGGCTCCAAATGGCTTCTATGGGGAGATTGATTGGGAGAGATAT AACACACCCGAGGTAGATGAAGAAGGATATAGCATCAGGCCAGATGAGGAAGAGGGAG CAGCCCCCAAAGAAAAGTCTCACTTCTTCTCCTCTAGTGAGTCCGAAGAAGAGGAGGACCACCGCAAAAAGTTTAAGATCAAAATCAGACCGCTGCCAGCTGACGCTAACATTGCAGCTCCCTCGGTAGATGAATTAAAAGCCTCCATAGGCAACATAGCTCTGTCTCCCTCGCCTCTG AGACGTAGCCCG GGTTTGGCAAAAAGAAATCCCA GTGAAGAAATTGCACGACCGAGACGTGTTGTTCCAACGCCTGCACCAGCTCGTGCACCTGCGCCTCCTCCTGAGCCTGCTAG TAATAAGAAATCTCCAGTGCCAGAGGATGCAACAGCCTTATTCGGCCCTCCACTGGAGACAgcctttgatgagcagaagaccAGCGAAG CTCTGCCTCCGCTTCCGCCTAAGAATGTGCCGACCTCCCCCCCTCCAATTGACTCTCCTGCTACAGAACCTACCG ATGGGCAGAAAGAAGAGGAAAATTCAGGGCAGATTTCGCAGAGGCCCTCTATAGCTGATCTAGACAACATCTTTGGCCCAGAAGACTCTCCAAAACCTGGTCAAGATGTTGGAGATAAGTGGATCTGCTTCAATGATGAGTCACATCAAAGACCTCCTCCTCTTTTAGAGGGAGAGCCAGCACCTCTTCTCCCCTCTTTTCCACCTCCCCCAGCAGAACCAGCACCCCCATTACCGAAATCACCCCCTCCATCAGAGGAGTCGATTACTCCTTTACCAAAATCTCCACCTCCTCCTGCAGAGCCAGCACCTTCTCCTCCTTCAATTGAGTCGCCAAAGGATAGCCTCCCACCTGTCCTACCTGTTCCGAAAGacacctctccttctcctccaaCTGTCCCCCCTCCTCCAGTTGAAGAGGCCCCACCACCACCGAAACCAGGTGATCTTTCTCACTCCAAAACAGACTCTGCGCCATGTGCTCCTCTGATAGAGACCCAATCAGACTCAACCAATAGCCCGCCAACTACTGTAGAGACAAGTGAACGCACAATCCCTCCACCCTTGGTTCTGAACCAAGAGGACAAAACGAGCCCTGAGGAGACTCCATCAAAAGAGAACCCAAGTGAGAGCAGCGGTTCACCCATAGAGATTGGTCAAGGATCACGTTcgacacctcctcctcctccacctcccacATACAGGGCGGTAGTGTCATCCCCAGGGCCCATCGTTCCAGCTGGTACGAGTGGAAATGAAAGTG GCTCCTCTTCCCCTGCACGTCCCTCTTCACCATTGGCTACCAGCAgctctccccctccccctcccccacctcggccACCCTCTCGACCCAAACTGCCACCTGGGAAACCAAGTGCAGGGGACGTG AATCGGCCGTTCAGCCCCCCTGTACACTCGTCAAGCCCCCCTCCTCTGGCTCCGTTGGCCCGTGCAGAAAGCACCTCTTCAATCTCCTCCACCAACTCTCTGAGTGCCGCCACCACTCCCACCGTCGGTAAAGAGCTCTTCGTGTCTGTGTCAG AAGATGACGCATTTGTAGACAAACTTCCCAGCTTTGAGAGACGGGCAGATATGCCAGCAG aGACAGACCAGCCCTCCCTCGTGTGGTTTGACAGAGGCAAGTTTTATTTAACCTTTGAAG GCTGTTCTCGTGGGCCCAGTCCCCTCACCATGGGGGCCCAGGACACACTGCCTGTTGCTGCAGCTTTCACAGAGACAGTCAGTGCCTACTTCAAAGGAACAGACCCCAATAA GTGTGTGGTGAAGATCACCGGAGAGATGGTGTTGTCCTTCCCAGCAGGCATCACACGGCATTTTGCAAATAACCCCTCGCCTGCGGTACTAACCTTCAGCATAACCAACTACAGTCGTCTGGAACACGTCCTTCCTAACCCTCAGTTACTGTGCTG TGACACCACGCAGCCCAATCCCAACTCAAAGGAGTTCTGGGTGAATATGCCAAACCTAATGACCCATTTAAAGAAGGTGGCGGAACAGAAACCACAAGCAACTTACTACAATGTAGACATGCTGAAATATCAG GTGTTACCGAAGGGTCTACAGTCCACTCCTCTAAATCTAGCAGTGAGCTGGAGGTGTGAGCCCACCAGTACTGATCTGAGGATAGACTACAAGTACAACGCTGCTGCCATGACCACTCCGGTCGCCCTCAACAATGTTCAGTTCCTCACCCCTGTGGACGGAGGTGTCAGCAAACTGCAGGCTGTGCTTCCTCCAGCCGCCTG GAATGCAGAGCAGCAGAGAATCTTATGGAAGATTCCAGATATTTCGCAGAAGTCTGAGAATGGAG GTGTGGGGTCTCTGCTGGCCCGTTTCCAGTTAACAGAGGGTCCCAGTAAAGTGGCCCCGGTGGCAGTGCAGTTCACCAGTGAGGGCAGCACTCTGTCAGGCTGTGACATTGAGCTGGTTGGCCTCGGATATCGTTTCTCCCTCGTCAAGAAGAGGTTTGCAGCAG GAAAATACATGGCAGACAACTAA
- the sgip1a gene encoding SH3-containing GRB2-like protein 3-interacting protein 1 isoform X6, with translation MMEGLKKRTRKAFGIRKKEKDTDSTGSPDRDGGEPQETELSQKKTNGAPNGFYGEIDWERYNTPEVDEEGYSIRPDEEEGAAPKEKSHFFSSSESEEEEDHRKKFKIKIRPLPADANIAAPSVDELKASIGNIALSPSPLRRSPGLAKRNPSEEIARPRRVVPTPAPARAPAPPPEPASNKKSPVPEDATALFGPPLETAFDEQKTSEVVIEEPEVWGAPLPEQLLDSSLARPFPTGTLPPLPPKNVPTSPPPIDSPATEPTDGQKEEENSGQISQRPSIADLDNIFGPEDSPKPGQDVGDKWICFNDESHQRPPPLLEGEPAPLLPSFPPPPAEPAPPLPKSPPPSEESITPLPKSPPPPAEPAPSPPSIESPKDSLPPVLPVPKDTSPSPPTVPPPPVEEAPPPPKPGDLSHSKTDSAPCAPLIETQSDSTNSPPTTVETSERTIPPPLVLNQEDKTSPEETPSKENPSESSGSPIEIGQGSRSTPPPPPPPTYRAVVSSPGPIVPAGTSGNESGSSSPARPSSPLATSSSPPPPPPPRPPSRPKLPPGKPSAGDVNRPFSPPVHSSSPPPLAPLARAESTSSISSTNSLSAATTPTVGKELFVSVSEDDAFVDKLPSFERRADMPAGCSRGPSPLTMGAQDTLPVAAAFTETVSAYFKGTDPNKCVVKITGEMVLSFPAGITRHFANNPSPAVLTFSITNYSRLEHVLPNPQLLCCDTTQPNPNSKEFWVNMPNLMTHLKKVAEQKPQATYYNVDMLKYQVLPKGLQSTPLNLAVSWRCEPTSTDLRIDYKYNAAAMTTPVALNNVQFLTPVDGGVSKLQAVLPPAAWNAEQQRILWKIPDISQKSENGGVGSLLARFQLTEGPSKVAPVAVQFTSEGSTLSGCDIELVGLGYRFSLVKKRFAAGKYMADN, from the exons GATTGAAAAAACGCACCAGGAAGGCCTTCGGGATACGGAAGAAAGAAAAGGACACTGACTCTAC GGGGTCACCAGACAGAGATGGTGGA GAGCCCCAAGAGACTGAATTG TCACAGAAAAAGACCAACGGGGCTCCAAATGGCTTCTATGGGGAGATTGATTGGGAGAGATAT AACACACCCGAGGTAGATGAAGAAGGATATAGCATCAGGCCAGATGAGGAAGAGGGAG CAGCCCCCAAAGAAAAGTCTCACTTCTTCTCCTCTAGTGAGTCCGAAGAAGAGGAGGACCACCGCAAAAAGTTTAAGATCAAAATCAGACCGCTGCCAGCTGACGCTAACATTGCAGCTCCCTCGGTAGATGAATTAAAAGCCTCCATAGGCAACATAGCTCTGTCTCCCTCGCCTCTG AGACGTAGCCCG GGTTTGGCAAAAAGAAATCCCA GTGAAGAAATTGCACGACCGAGACGTGTTGTTCCAACGCCTGCACCAGCTCGTGCACCTGCGCCTCCTCCTGAGCCTGCTAG TAATAAGAAATCTCCAGTGCCAGAGGATGCAACAGCCTTATTCGGCCCTCCACTGGAGACAgcctttgatgagcagaagaccAGCGAAG TGGTGATAGAGGAACCTGAGGTTTGGGGTGCACCCCTGCCTGAGCAACTCCTTGACTCCTCTCTGGCAAGACCTTTTCCTACAGGAA CTCTGCCTCCGCTTCCGCCTAAGAATGTGCCGACCTCCCCCCCTCCAATTGACTCTCCTGCTACAGAACCTACCG ATGGGCAGAAAGAAGAGGAAAATTCAGGGCAGATTTCGCAGAGGCCCTCTATAGCTGATCTAGACAACATCTTTGGCCCAGAAGACTCTCCAAAACCTGGTCAAGATGTTGGAGATAAGTGGATCTGCTTCAATGATGAGTCACATCAAAGACCTCCTCCTCTTTTAGAGGGAGAGCCAGCACCTCTTCTCCCCTCTTTTCCACCTCCCCCAGCAGAACCAGCACCCCCATTACCGAAATCACCCCCTCCATCAGAGGAGTCGATTACTCCTTTACCAAAATCTCCACCTCCTCCTGCAGAGCCAGCACCTTCTCCTCCTTCAATTGAGTCGCCAAAGGATAGCCTCCCACCTGTCCTACCTGTTCCGAAAGacacctctccttctcctccaaCTGTCCCCCCTCCTCCAGTTGAAGAGGCCCCACCACCACCGAAACCAGGTGATCTTTCTCACTCCAAAACAGACTCTGCGCCATGTGCTCCTCTGATAGAGACCCAATCAGACTCAACCAATAGCCCGCCAACTACTGTAGAGACAAGTGAACGCACAATCCCTCCACCCTTGGTTCTGAACCAAGAGGACAAAACGAGCCCTGAGGAGACTCCATCAAAAGAGAACCCAAGTGAGAGCAGCGGTTCACCCATAGAGATTGGTCAAGGATCACGTTcgacacctcctcctcctccacctcccacATACAGGGCGGTAGTGTCATCCCCAGGGCCCATCGTTCCAGCTGGTACGAGTGGAAATGAAAGTG GCTCCTCTTCCCCTGCACGTCCCTCTTCACCATTGGCTACCAGCAgctctccccctccccctcccccacctcggccACCCTCTCGACCCAAACTGCCACCTGGGAAACCAAGTGCAGGGGACGTG AATCGGCCGTTCAGCCCCCCTGTACACTCGTCAAGCCCCCCTCCTCTGGCTCCGTTGGCCCGTGCAGAAAGCACCTCTTCAATCTCCTCCACCAACTCTCTGAGTGCCGCCACCACTCCCACCGTCGGTAAAGAGCTCTTCGTGTCTGTGTCAG AAGATGACGCATTTGTAGACAAACTTCCCAGCTTTGAGAGACGGGCAGATATGCCAGCAG GCTGTTCTCGTGGGCCCAGTCCCCTCACCATGGGGGCCCAGGACACACTGCCTGTTGCTGCAGCTTTCACAGAGACAGTCAGTGCCTACTTCAAAGGAACAGACCCCAATAA GTGTGTGGTGAAGATCACCGGAGAGATGGTGTTGTCCTTCCCAGCAGGCATCACACGGCATTTTGCAAATAACCCCTCGCCTGCGGTACTAACCTTCAGCATAACCAACTACAGTCGTCTGGAACACGTCCTTCCTAACCCTCAGTTACTGTGCTG TGACACCACGCAGCCCAATCCCAACTCAAAGGAGTTCTGGGTGAATATGCCAAACCTAATGACCCATTTAAAGAAGGTGGCGGAACAGAAACCACAAGCAACTTACTACAATGTAGACATGCTGAAATATCAG GTGTTACCGAAGGGTCTACAGTCCACTCCTCTAAATCTAGCAGTGAGCTGGAGGTGTGAGCCCACCAGTACTGATCTGAGGATAGACTACAAGTACAACGCTGCTGCCATGACCACTCCGGTCGCCCTCAACAATGTTCAGTTCCTCACCCCTGTGGACGGAGGTGTCAGCAAACTGCAGGCTGTGCTTCCTCCAGCCGCCTG GAATGCAGAGCAGCAGAGAATCTTATGGAAGATTCCAGATATTTCGCAGAAGTCTGAGAATGGAG GTGTGGGGTCTCTGCTGGCCCGTTTCCAGTTAACAGAGGGTCCCAGTAAAGTGGCCCCGGTGGCAGTGCAGTTCACCAGTGAGGGCAGCACTCTGTCAGGCTGTGACATTGAGCTGGTTGGCCTCGGATATCGTTTCTCCCTCGTCAAGAAGAGGTTTGCAGCAG GAAAATACATGGCAGACAACTAA
- the sgip1a gene encoding SH3-containing GRB2-like protein 3-interacting protein 1 isoform X12, which yields MMEGLKKRTRKAFGIRKKEKDTDSTGSPDRDGGEPQETELSQKKTNGAPNGFYGEIDWERYNTPEVDEEGYSIRPDEEEGAAPKEKSHFFSSSESEEEEDHRKKFKIKIRPLPADANIAAPSVDELKASIGNIALSPSPLRRSPGLAKRNPSEEIARPRRVVPTPAPARAPAPPPEPASNKKSPVPEDATALFGPPLETAFDEQKTSEVVIEEPEVWGAPLPEQLLDSSLARPFPTGTLPPLPPKNVPTSPPPIDSPATEPTDGQKEEENSGQISQRPSIADLDNIFGPEDSPKPGQDVGDKWICFNDESHQRPPPLLEGEPAPLLPSFPPPPAEPAPPLPKSPPPSEESITPLPKSPPPPAEPAPSPPSIESPKDSLPPVLPVPKDTSPSPPTVPPPPVEEAPPPPKPGDLSHSKTDSAPCAPLIETQSDSTNSPPTTVETSERTIPPPLVLNQEDKTSPEETPSKENPSESSGSPIEIGQGSRSTPPPPPPPTYRAVVSSPGPIVPAGTSGNESGSSSPARPSSPLATSSSPPPPPPPRPPSRPKLPPGKPSAGDVNRPFSPPVHSSSPPPLAPLARAESTSSISSTNSLSAATTPTVGCSRGPSPLTMGAQDTLPVAAAFTETVSAYFKGTDPNKCVVKITGEMVLSFPAGITRHFANNPSPAVLTFSITNYSRLEHVLPNPQLLCCDTTQPNPNSKEFWVNMPNLMTHLKKVAEQKPQATYYNVDMLKYQVLPKGLQSTPLNLAVSWRCEPTSTDLRIDYKYNAAAMTTPVALNNVQFLTPVDGGVSKLQAVLPPAAWNAEQQRILWKIPDISQKSENGGVGSLLARFQLTEGPSKVAPVAVQFTSEGSTLSGCDIELVGLGYRFSLVKKRFAAGKYMADN from the exons GATTGAAAAAACGCACCAGGAAGGCCTTCGGGATACGGAAGAAAGAAAAGGACACTGACTCTAC GGGGTCACCAGACAGAGATGGTGGA GAGCCCCAAGAGACTGAATTG TCACAGAAAAAGACCAACGGGGCTCCAAATGGCTTCTATGGGGAGATTGATTGGGAGAGATAT AACACACCCGAGGTAGATGAAGAAGGATATAGCATCAGGCCAGATGAGGAAGAGGGAG CAGCCCCCAAAGAAAAGTCTCACTTCTTCTCCTCTAGTGAGTCCGAAGAAGAGGAGGACCACCGCAAAAAGTTTAAGATCAAAATCAGACCGCTGCCAGCTGACGCTAACATTGCAGCTCCCTCGGTAGATGAATTAAAAGCCTCCATAGGCAACATAGCTCTGTCTCCCTCGCCTCTG AGACGTAGCCCG GGTTTGGCAAAAAGAAATCCCA GTGAAGAAATTGCACGACCGAGACGTGTTGTTCCAACGCCTGCACCAGCTCGTGCACCTGCGCCTCCTCCTGAGCCTGCTAG TAATAAGAAATCTCCAGTGCCAGAGGATGCAACAGCCTTATTCGGCCCTCCACTGGAGACAgcctttgatgagcagaagaccAGCGAAG TGGTGATAGAGGAACCTGAGGTTTGGGGTGCACCCCTGCCTGAGCAACTCCTTGACTCCTCTCTGGCAAGACCTTTTCCTACAGGAA CTCTGCCTCCGCTTCCGCCTAAGAATGTGCCGACCTCCCCCCCTCCAATTGACTCTCCTGCTACAGAACCTACCG ATGGGCAGAAAGAAGAGGAAAATTCAGGGCAGATTTCGCAGAGGCCCTCTATAGCTGATCTAGACAACATCTTTGGCCCAGAAGACTCTCCAAAACCTGGTCAAGATGTTGGAGATAAGTGGATCTGCTTCAATGATGAGTCACATCAAAGACCTCCTCCTCTTTTAGAGGGAGAGCCAGCACCTCTTCTCCCCTCTTTTCCACCTCCCCCAGCAGAACCAGCACCCCCATTACCGAAATCACCCCCTCCATCAGAGGAGTCGATTACTCCTTTACCAAAATCTCCACCTCCTCCTGCAGAGCCAGCACCTTCTCCTCCTTCAATTGAGTCGCCAAAGGATAGCCTCCCACCTGTCCTACCTGTTCCGAAAGacacctctccttctcctccaaCTGTCCCCCCTCCTCCAGTTGAAGAGGCCCCACCACCACCGAAACCAGGTGATCTTTCTCACTCCAAAACAGACTCTGCGCCATGTGCTCCTCTGATAGAGACCCAATCAGACTCAACCAATAGCCCGCCAACTACTGTAGAGACAAGTGAACGCACAATCCCTCCACCCTTGGTTCTGAACCAAGAGGACAAAACGAGCCCTGAGGAGACTCCATCAAAAGAGAACCCAAGTGAGAGCAGCGGTTCACCCATAGAGATTGGTCAAGGATCACGTTcgacacctcctcctcctccacctcccacATACAGGGCGGTAGTGTCATCCCCAGGGCCCATCGTTCCAGCTGGTACGAGTGGAAATGAAAGTG GCTCCTCTTCCCCTGCACGTCCCTCTTCACCATTGGCTACCAGCAgctctccccctccccctcccccacctcggccACCCTCTCGACCCAAACTGCCACCTGGGAAACCAAGTGCAGGGGACGTG AATCGGCCGTTCAGCCCCCCTGTACACTCGTCAAGCCCCCCTCCTCTGGCTCCGTTGGCCCGTGCAGAAAGCACCTCTTCAATCTCCTCCACCAACTCTCTGAGTGCCGCCACCACTCCCACCGTCG GCTGTTCTCGTGGGCCCAGTCCCCTCACCATGGGGGCCCAGGACACACTGCCTGTTGCTGCAGCTTTCACAGAGACAGTCAGTGCCTACTTCAAAGGAACAGACCCCAATAA GTGTGTGGTGAAGATCACCGGAGAGATGGTGTTGTCCTTCCCAGCAGGCATCACACGGCATTTTGCAAATAACCCCTCGCCTGCGGTACTAACCTTCAGCATAACCAACTACAGTCGTCTGGAACACGTCCTTCCTAACCCTCAGTTACTGTGCTG TGACACCACGCAGCCCAATCCCAACTCAAAGGAGTTCTGGGTGAATATGCCAAACCTAATGACCCATTTAAAGAAGGTGGCGGAACAGAAACCACAAGCAACTTACTACAATGTAGACATGCTGAAATATCAG GTGTTACCGAAGGGTCTACAGTCCACTCCTCTAAATCTAGCAGTGAGCTGGAGGTGTGAGCCCACCAGTACTGATCTGAGGATAGACTACAAGTACAACGCTGCTGCCATGACCACTCCGGTCGCCCTCAACAATGTTCAGTTCCTCACCCCTGTGGACGGAGGTGTCAGCAAACTGCAGGCTGTGCTTCCTCCAGCCGCCTG GAATGCAGAGCAGCAGAGAATCTTATGGAAGATTCCAGATATTTCGCAGAAGTCTGAGAATGGAG GTGTGGGGTCTCTGCTGGCCCGTTTCCAGTTAACAGAGGGTCCCAGTAAAGTGGCCCCGGTGGCAGTGCAGTTCACCAGTGAGGGCAGCACTCTGTCAGGCTGTGACATTGAGCTGGTTGGCCTCGGATATCGTTTCTCCCTCGTCAAGAAGAGGTTTGCAGCAG GAAAATACATGGCAGACAACTAA
- the sgip1a gene encoding SH3-containing GRB2-like protein 3-interacting protein 1 isoform X3 codes for MMEGLKKRTRKAFGIRKKEKDTDSTGSPDRDGGSQKKTNGAPNGFYGEIDWERYNTPEVDEEGYSIRPDEEEGAAPKEKSHFFSSSESEEEEDHRKKFKIKIRPLPADANIAAPSVDELKASIGNIALSPSPLRRSPGLAKRNPSEEIARPRRVVPTPAPARAPAPPPEPASNKKSPVPEDATALFGPPLETAFDEQKTSEVVIEEPEVWGAPLPEQLLDSSLARPFPTGTLPPLPPKNVPTSPPPIDSPATEPTDGQKEEENSGQISQRPSIADLDNIFGPEDSPKPGQDVGDKWICFNDESHQRPPPLLEGEPAPLLPSFPPPPAEPAPPLPKSPPPSEESITPLPKSPPPPAEPAPSPPSIESPKDSLPPVLPVPKDTSPSPPTVPPPPVEEAPPPPKPGDLSHSKTDSAPCAPLIETQSDSTNSPPTTVETSERTIPPPLVLNQEDKTSPEETPSKENPSESSGSPIEIGQGSRSTPPPPPPPTYRAVVSSPGPIVPAGTSGNESGSSSPARPSSPLATSSSPPPPPPPRPPSRPKLPPGKPSAGDVNRPFSPPVHSSSPPPLAPLARAESTSSISSTNSLSAATTPTVGKELFVSVSEDDAFVDKLPSFERRADMPAETDQPSLVWFDRGKFYLTFEGCSRGPSPLTMGAQDTLPVAAAFTETVSAYFKGTDPNKCVVKITGEMVLSFPAGITRHFANNPSPAVLTFSITNYSRLEHVLPNPQLLCCDTTQPNPNSKEFWVNMPNLMTHLKKVAEQKPQATYYNVDMLKYQVLPKGLQSTPLNLAVSWRCEPTSTDLRIDYKYNAAAMTTPVALNNVQFLTPVDGGVSKLQAVLPPAAWNAEQQRILWKIPDISQKSENGGVGSLLARFQLTEGPSKVAPVAVQFTSEGSTLSGCDIELVGLGYRFSLVKKRFAAGKYMADN; via the exons GATTGAAAAAACGCACCAGGAAGGCCTTCGGGATACGGAAGAAAGAAAAGGACACTGACTCTAC GGGGTCACCAGACAGAGATGGTGGA TCACAGAAAAAGACCAACGGGGCTCCAAATGGCTTCTATGGGGAGATTGATTGGGAGAGATAT AACACACCCGAGGTAGATGAAGAAGGATATAGCATCAGGCCAGATGAGGAAGAGGGAG CAGCCCCCAAAGAAAAGTCTCACTTCTTCTCCTCTAGTGAGTCCGAAGAAGAGGAGGACCACCGCAAAAAGTTTAAGATCAAAATCAGACCGCTGCCAGCTGACGCTAACATTGCAGCTCCCTCGGTAGATGAATTAAAAGCCTCCATAGGCAACATAGCTCTGTCTCCCTCGCCTCTG AGACGTAGCCCG GGTTTGGCAAAAAGAAATCCCA GTGAAGAAATTGCACGACCGAGACGTGTTGTTCCAACGCCTGCACCAGCTCGTGCACCTGCGCCTCCTCCTGAGCCTGCTAG TAATAAGAAATCTCCAGTGCCAGAGGATGCAACAGCCTTATTCGGCCCTCCACTGGAGACAgcctttgatgagcagaagaccAGCGAAG TGGTGATAGAGGAACCTGAGGTTTGGGGTGCACCCCTGCCTGAGCAACTCCTTGACTCCTCTCTGGCAAGACCTTTTCCTACAGGAA CTCTGCCTCCGCTTCCGCCTAAGAATGTGCCGACCTCCCCCCCTCCAATTGACTCTCCTGCTACAGAACCTACCG ATGGGCAGAAAGAAGAGGAAAATTCAGGGCAGATTTCGCAGAGGCCCTCTATAGCTGATCTAGACAACATCTTTGGCCCAGAAGACTCTCCAAAACCTGGTCAAGATGTTGGAGATAAGTGGATCTGCTTCAATGATGAGTCACATCAAAGACCTCCTCCTCTTTTAGAGGGAGAGCCAGCACCTCTTCTCCCCTCTTTTCCACCTCCCCCAGCAGAACCAGCACCCCCATTACCGAAATCACCCCCTCCATCAGAGGAGTCGATTACTCCTTTACCAAAATCTCCACCTCCTCCTGCAGAGCCAGCACCTTCTCCTCCTTCAATTGAGTCGCCAAAGGATAGCCTCCCACCTGTCCTACCTGTTCCGAAAGacacctctccttctcctccaaCTGTCCCCCCTCCTCCAGTTGAAGAGGCCCCACCACCACCGAAACCAGGTGATCTTTCTCACTCCAAAACAGACTCTGCGCCATGTGCTCCTCTGATAGAGACCCAATCAGACTCAACCAATAGCCCGCCAACTACTGTAGAGACAAGTGAACGCACAATCCCTCCACCCTTGGTTCTGAACCAAGAGGACAAAACGAGCCCTGAGGAGACTCCATCAAAAGAGAACCCAAGTGAGAGCAGCGGTTCACCCATAGAGATTGGTCAAGGATCACGTTcgacacctcctcctcctccacctcccacATACAGGGCGGTAGTGTCATCCCCAGGGCCCATCGTTCCAGCTGGTACGAGTGGAAATGAAAGTG GCTCCTCTTCCCCTGCACGTCCCTCTTCACCATTGGCTACCAGCAgctctccccctccccctcccccacctcggccACCCTCTCGACCCAAACTGCCACCTGGGAAACCAAGTGCAGGGGACGTG AATCGGCCGTTCAGCCCCCCTGTACACTCGTCAAGCCCCCCTCCTCTGGCTCCGTTGGCCCGTGCAGAAAGCACCTCTTCAATCTCCTCCACCAACTCTCTGAGTGCCGCCACCACTCCCACCGTCGGTAAAGAGCTCTTCGTGTCTGTGTCAG AAGATGACGCATTTGTAGACAAACTTCCCAGCTTTGAGAGACGGGCAGATATGCCAGCAG aGACAGACCAGCCCTCCCTCGTGTGGTTTGACAGAGGCAAGTTTTATTTAACCTTTGAAG GCTGTTCTCGTGGGCCCAGTCCCCTCACCATGGGGGCCCAGGACACACTGCCTGTTGCTGCAGCTTTCACAGAGACAGTCAGTGCCTACTTCAAAGGAACAGACCCCAATAA GTGTGTGGTGAAGATCACCGGAGAGATGGTGTTGTCCTTCCCAGCAGGCATCACACGGCATTTTGCAAATAACCCCTCGCCTGCGGTACTAACCTTCAGCATAACCAACTACAGTCGTCTGGAACACGTCCTTCCTAACCCTCAGTTACTGTGCTG TGACACCACGCAGCCCAATCCCAACTCAAAGGAGTTCTGGGTGAATATGCCAAACCTAATGACCCATTTAAAGAAGGTGGCGGAACAGAAACCACAAGCAACTTACTACAATGTAGACATGCTGAAATATCAG GTGTTACCGAAGGGTCTACAGTCCACTCCTCTAAATCTAGCAGTGAGCTGGAGGTGTGAGCCCACCAGTACTGATCTGAGGATAGACTACAAGTACAACGCTGCTGCCATGACCACTCCGGTCGCCCTCAACAATGTTCAGTTCCTCACCCCTGTGGACGGAGGTGTCAGCAAACTGCAGGCTGTGCTTCCTCCAGCCGCCTG GAATGCAGAGCAGCAGAGAATCTTATGGAAGATTCCAGATATTTCGCAGAAGTCTGAGAATGGAG GTGTGGGGTCTCTGCTGGCCCGTTTCCAGTTAACAGAGGGTCCCAGTAAAGTGGCCCCGGTGGCAGTGCAGTTCACCAGTGAGGGCAGCACTCTGTCAGGCTGTGACATTGAGCTGGTTGGCCTCGGATATCGTTTCTCCCTCGTCAAGAAGAGGTTTGCAGCAG GAAAATACATGGCAGACAACTAA